AGAAAGCCTGGGATACTTGAGCCTATGGAGGAGCGGTATGGCAACGGGTTGGCCGCAGGCTCCTGCCCTCCGTTCGAAACCGCGCTACATATCGGACTTCGAGGCGGTCTGCGCGATCGTCTCGCCGAGCGTGCGGAACACGAGTTCGACGTTATCGCCGGATTTCGCGGAACTGAAGAAGTACGGTGCGTCGAACGCTTCCGTGGCCTGTTTCACCTGCTCCTCGCCGAACGCGGCCTGGTCTTTCAGGTCCATCTTGTTGATCGCGAACGTGACGGGGATCTCGCCGACCGTCCGGAACACGGACTCGACCCAAGAGTCGAGATCTTCCAACGTGTCGTACCGCGTGACGTCCGCCACGGCGAGGATTCCTTGCGCCCCGTGGAAGTAAGCTTCGCGCAGCAGCTCGCGGAACCCTTTCGACCCCATGATGTCCCAGATCGTCATGTCCATCTGGACCGGGTTGGCTCCCTTCGGGGCGAGGGCGAGTTCCTTCTTCGATACCTTCGCCCCAAGCGTCACGATGTACCGGTCGTCGTACTCGTTGAGCACGTACCGCTTGATGAGCGAGGTCTTGCCGACCGCGTGCTCCCCGACGAGGCAGACTTTCACCTTCATCCGACGCGGTTCCATCATCTCGGACCCTCGGAGGACAGCGGAAAATCCTCCGGTGTTCGCGGCATTTGCTACGCTCTATATAGTCATTGCCGCAAGATTCGCGCGGGAGCTTTTTTCGCAACCGAGAGACGCAACGATTGAAATAACGACGCAGGAATGCGGCGGCGTGGACGCGTTCGCGGCGACGCGATTCGCGGTCGGCTCTGGGTGCCTGGTCGTCGCGGCCGCCTCGGACCTCCGGACGCGCCGCGTGCGGGATCCCCTTTGGATCGGCCTCGGGACGTTCGGCCTCGTGCTCCTCGGGGCCGAGCTCGCGGGCGCCGAATCCCCGTGGACCGCGTGGTCGCTGCTCGGCTCGGCGGCGATCCTGTTCTACACCGTTTTCCTTGGGAGGCCGCTCTTCGACGTCGATGGATTCCACCCGAGGCCGATTCGGATCCTCCTGTTCTTCATCGCGGCGGCCCTGTTCTTCGTCCCCCTCGGGACGGGGACGGGCACCTCCGGTGGACCGCCCTTGGGAGAACTCGCCTCGATGCCGGTTGTCGTCGTCGTGTACCAGCTGT
Above is a genomic segment from Thermoplasmata archaeon containing:
- a CDS encoding Rab family GTPase, translating into MMEPRRMKVKVCLVGEHAVGKTSLIKRYVLNEYDDRYIVTLGAKVSKKELALAPKGANPVQMDMTIWDIMGSKGFRELLREAYFHGAQGILAVADVTRYDTLEDLDSWVESVFRTVGEIPVTFAINKMDLKDQAAFGEEQVKQATEAFDAPYFFSSAKSGDNVELVFRTLGETIAQTASKSDM